A region of Ochotona princeps isolate mOchPri1 chromosome 9, mOchPri1.hap1, whole genome shotgun sequence DNA encodes the following proteins:
- the LOC131481108 gene encoding putative gustatory receptor clone PTE01 — protein sequence MDLSEDCNLQPFLCRIFLCMYLVTVLGNMLIILAVTSDSHLHTHMCFFLCNLSLVDMGFTSTMVPKMIVDILTHSTAISYAGCLTQMSMFVLFGCMNDFLLTAMAYDRFVAICHSLHCQVIMNPRHCGFLVSVSLWASLLDALLQNLMILQVTCFTGVEIANFFCDPSQILNLTSSDTFSSDIFTYIVAIMYGFLPMPGSLFSYYKTVSSILRIPSPGGRYKAFSTCGSHLTVACLFYGTGIGVCLSSVFSGSAGKGGWPPWCILWSPPC from the coding sequence ATGGATTTGTCGGAGGATTGTAATTTGCAGCCCTTTCTGTGTAGGATTTTCCTGTGCATGTACCTGGTCACAGTGCTCGGGAACATGCTCATCATCCTGGCTGTCACTTCAGACtcccacctacacacacacatgtgcttctTCCTCTGCAACCTGTCCTTGGTTGACATGGGATTCACCTCCACCATGGTTCCCAAAATGATTGTGGACATCCTCACCCACAGCACAGCCATCTCCTATGCTGGCTGCCTGACCCAGATGAGTATGTTTGTCCTCTTTGGTTGCATGAATGATTTTCTTCTGACAGCGATGGCCTATGACCGGTTTGTTGCCATCTGCCACTCCCTGCATTGCCAGGTCATCATGAACCCCCGCCACTGTGGCTTCTTAGTTTCAGTGTCCCTTTGGGCCAGTCTTTTGGATGCCCTGCTGCAGAATTTGATGATCTTACAAGTTACCTGCTTCACGGGAGTGGAAATTGCTAATTTCTTCTGTGATCCTTCACAAATTCTCAATCTTACTTCCTCTGACACCTTCAGCAgtgacatatttacatatattgtaGCCATCATGTATGGCTTTCTCCCTATGCCAGGCAGCCTTTTCTCTTACTATAAAACTGTGTCCTCCATTCTGAGAATCCCATCTCCAGGTGGCAGGTACAAAGCCTTCTCCACATGTGGCTCTCACCTGACAGTAGCTTGCTTATTTTATGGAACAGGCATTGGAGTGTGTCTAAGTTCAGTTTTCTCTGGTTCTGCTGGAAAGGGTGGTTGGCCTCCTTGGTGTATACTGTGGTCACCCCCATGCTAA
- the LOC131481121 gene encoding olfactory receptor 7E178-like, which yields MQNLTRVSEFHLKGFSEDRDLQPLLLGLFLSMYLVSVLGNLLIILAVTSDPNLHTPMYFFLYSLSLDDLGFISTTVPKMIVDIKTHNAIISYAGCLTQMSVFVLFACMDNLLLTVMAYDRFVAICHPLHYQVIMNPRRCGFLVSVSFVASLLDGLVHSLMILQISCYKGVEISNFFCDPSQLLSLSCFATFSSDIGIYLVAVIYGFVPISGILFSYSKIVSSILRVPSPGGRYKAFSTCGSHLTVVCLFYGTSLGVYFSSTFSLSTTKCALASMVYTVVTPMLNPFIYSLRNSDIKKAMQSVFSKILKSPSFAMH from the coding sequence ATGCAAAATCTCACACGTGTCTCAGAATTTCATCTCAAGGGCTTCTCAGAAGATAGAGAcctgcagcccctcctcctggggctgttcctctccatgtacctggtcTCCGTGCTTGGGAATCTGCTCATCATCCTAGCTGTCACGTCAGACCCTAATCTGCACACTCCCATGTACTTTTTCCTGTATAGCCTATCCTTGGATGACCTGGGTTTCATCTCCACCACAGTTCCCAAGATGATTGTGGACATCAAAACACATAATGCAATCATCTCCTATGCTGGCTGCCTGACTCAGATGTCTGTGTTTGTCCTCTTTGCTTGCATGGATAATTTACTCCTGACTGTGATGGCTTATGACCGGTTTGTTGCCATCTGTCACCCCCTGCATTACCAGGTCATCATGAACCCCCGCCGCTGTGGCTTCTTAGTTTCAGTGTCTTTTGTGGCCAGTCTTTTGGATGGCCTGGTACACAGTTTGATGATCTTACAAATTAGCTGCTACAAGGGAGTGGAGATTTCTAATTTCTTCTGTGATCCTTCTCAACTTCTCAGTCTTTCGTGTTTTGCCACATTCAGCAGTGACATAGGTATTTATCTTGTTGCCGTCATATATGGCTTTGTCCCTATATCAGGGATCCTCTTCTCTTACTCTAAAATTGTCTCTTCAATTCTGAGAGTCCCATCACCAGGTGGAAGGTACAAAGCCTTCTCCACATGTGGCTCTCACCTGACAGtcgtttgtttattttatggaaCATCGCTTGGAGTATATTTTAGTTCAACTTTCTCACTTTCTACCACGAAGTGTGCCTTGGCTTCAATGGTGTACACTGTGGTCACCCCCATGCTCAACCCCTttatctacagcctgaggaacagtGACATCAAGAAGGCCATGCAGAGTGTCTTCAGCAAAATACTCAAATCCCCATCCTTTGCCATGCATTAA